The following DNA comes from Buttiauxella agrestis.
GCTCAGCGAGTTATGAATCAGATCCAGCCAGTTCGGCACGGTCAGATGGAAAGATTCGATCATCTTCATGTCGAAGCCACGGAAGAAACCACTCAGGACAAACAGCGCGATAATCGCGACCATCATCACTTTAGTGACATGGTTCCAGCCGCTCTCTTCCACACCTTTACCAATCAGGATGCCCAGCACCAAACCCGGTACGGCGTTACCCATAATCAGCTGCGCGCAGCCGCCGAAAATCGTCGCCCAGAAGCCCGATTTCTTACCGGCATCAATCGCCGCCAGCCAGAAAATCACTGGCATGATGATGTTAACCAGCAGGTTAGCGGCAGGCACCAGAACTTTTACCGCCGTGACCTGCAATGCAGCCGGAACCGCAGAAGCCGTGGTGTTAAGGAAGGCGACCACAATCATGCCGATGATGCCGCAGGCGATAGCCATCTTTCTCGGATCGTGCAGGGTTTCGGCGACGTTACGGTTTTTCACCATCAACGCGGCAGCACCCCAGTTTGGGATAATGCGGTGGTCAACATCTTGTGTGAACGCCCCTGCTGCAACCGAGGATGCCCATGCGTTAAAGAAGAAGCCCAGACCAAATGAGAAGTGTGAAGCCGGATCGCCTTCGCAGGAATTTAGCTCACCGAGAGTACGAAAAGCGCCCATCCCTTGAGTGGTAGGCGCGTGAAACATACGTGCAGCCCCGGCGCCAACTCCAACGCCCACCAGACCGCCGATGATTAGCGATTTTATTAATATAATTAAGAACATCTGTCTGTCCTTTCTGTGTGATTTTATTGGGGAATGAAATCGACTTTGTCCATGTTGATTGCCGTAACATTGACTGAAACATCCAGCTCCACGCTGAACATTTGTTTTTCACGCTTCAGGAAGAAGAACAAAAACGCTTCTTTCTTAACCTGGACTCGCGCCTGAATAACCTGCACATCCTGTGGCTCAATGCGCAGTAAAATGTGGGGAGAAGATTTCATCACCGAGCCCTGAACATGATTCAGGGCGTCAGCAAAGGCTTTGGCTTTGGTATCGCCGCGCCCTTTCACTCTCACCGTTTCTGAGAAGTGTTCTTTCATACTCACTGACCGTACTTCTTGGCCCAGGCCTGCACCAGACGCTCGCCCAGCTCTTCTTTATCCATAAAACCAAAGCCCAGAACGTTATTGCCTTCGTTAATTGCGGTCACGCCTTCATCCACTGAACGCATGCCGTACTTGGCTTTGTAACCGTGTTTGGTTTGTGCGGTGATAGCACCTGCGCCACCGCTGCCGCAGAAAGAGATACCAAACGTGGCGTTTTCTGCTTTCATCACGTCGCCCAGTTTCATATCAGCGGCAACACCAGGAATCACCACGGCACGACCGCCCGCTTTCTCAATCCCTGCTGCCACTTTCTGGCCTTTGCCCAGACGATCGCCAATCACTACGGTAATTTGTTCCATGTGTTTCTCCTGATTATTCAAAGATTGTCTTTCGCGACTTCAAAATGCACCGACAATAGCCACGCCTCTTCAACGGGGAGATTGCCAAACTGTTCCACCACTTCTTTCGCCATCACCAGCGAGTCATCAGAGATTTCCTCAAACAGACTCTCTTCAACTTCTGGCAGCGGTTCGCCGGTCAATGACCGATGAGCCATGGCACGAACGTGGGATGTCAGCATCTGTTCCTGCACCGCGTTCGGCGTGATGTTTCTGTTCATAAGCAGCGTATTGATAAACGCCAACACGCGTTGCGTGAGTCGCGTTTCCTCGGTACACCCGGCTTCATTAACCATTACCGCTCCGTCATTCACACTACGACCCTCTTCGCTGTCAGGCTTTTAAGGTATCGGGCAGGGTTAAAGGTTTGTAGCGAGTTGTTTTCCACTTCGAAGTGGAAATCGCGGCTTCAATAGTGATTTGCGCCACAAAAAAGGGCTGAATCGTGATGATTGGCTGGTTTAGTGTGATTACAGTCACGCATTAGCAATGCTTAAGTGAGAGTTCTCAGTGATAGTTTTTGAGCAAATTTGTGAGCCAGGGGGTGTTTTGGGGGAAATATTGGAAAGGCTTATGGTTGGGGATAGTTTAGGACTGAGATACCCGGGGCGACCACCAGGTTTGGCGTCCCTCCGGGAACCAAATCCCGGCGTTTCCCCTAATTCATTGGCTTTAGTGAATGATGTTAGCCAGGGCAAGGGGGGGATTTATGGCGGCACTAGAACAGCTTTTATTAGGGGGCAGTCGCCTAAGTGCCTGGAGTGGACATTGCTGACATGGTAATCGCCACCAATAATCTCAATCCCCTATGTGGTTACGTTCCATCGCTCTTAAAACCTTCTCTGCAGAATCAAATATATCCATTCTCTGCATATCATGCGGGTATTTGGTGTATTCATAACCCTCTATGGCGAGATCCCATGTACTTTTCTTAAATTCACACTGATATAACTGCACTGTATTGTTTAAAATTAATGCTTCTAATGTACTGTTATTTCTAATAATTTCATCAATGCCCTTGTTGTTGATCCCGATATAGATACCTGTTACCGATTTTAGATCAACTATTTTATCAATTAATACAGTGTCTTGCTTTTGTAATGATTCCGTCTTTTTTATTATTCTGATTTCTTCTTCATATTTCCAATGCAATGATTTAGTAAGCAATAATTTACTAATCATATCAGTGTCATAGATATTTTCTTGACTGATCTTTAGTTTGCTTTCTATTCGACTCCCTAAATAATCAATTTCACCTTTCGGAGCTGTAATCAGGCATTTTGCTTCATCATCGTATCCTGCCTTCTCAGTATCGATTGCTACAACAAAACCCTGATGCTTATCTGCATAATGTGACCACATCAATACGTTGAGTGGTTCTTTAGAAAGGCATAAGCAGGCAAGGTTTTGATTGATTTCATATCTCATAGTTAATGATTCAATTGATTCATCATCAAGTGCATATCCATAACTTTCGAAAGGATCATTAAACTCACTGTGTGGGGTGAACTTTATAGAGATGTAGCCATCTTTGAAGAATCGATCTAATGATGCATTGTCTATGTATTTGTACAAAATCATAAAATACTCAGAATCATTTATAGGTGTTATCAGTGTACAGCCTTTCGACAGGCTAGGTGTAAGTACCCCGCTTAAACGACCCATTCTCTTTTAGAGTTTGAAATACGCCCTCGGTGGTCGGAACAATTTCGTACTTCCGCTCCTCGCTCAAAGCAGGCCATCAAAATTAACACTAGCTATTTTCTACCCTGCTGCGCAAAGCGTATGAACTTATCCCCTTTAGAATTACGTCGTAGCGGGTGAGTTCATTGATTCAGTACCACCCACTTTTCGTGTTTCACTCAGATCCGGAAGACGCCTCGCAATCCTATAACCCCAGCAGTGACAGGTAGTTAAACGTTGCGGTATTATGCGTGCGCTGCGGCACATCCGCAGTCGGGAATTGCAGCCCGGAGTACTGGAAGCAAAGAATACGCTTGATGCCTATTCTTTGTTGCGCTTTGCCACATCCGTCAAAAATCAGATTCTCGGGATTAGACGTTCAATGGTGGCTCAGGCGGGGCTGACTTCGGTCAGGCCGGTTTCCAGTATCCCGGTACTGCAATCCCTTCCTGGGCTACCACCAATAAGAGAATTGCAGCTCTGGTGGTAGCGATATGCTAGAACTGGAGATGCAAATGAAAAGAATTTCACACAGCCCCACTTTCCTGCCCTTCCTCACGGCTTCCCGCACATTAGCTGTATGCGGAGGCAAAAAATGACAACGCCTTCCGACTGGCATAAAGCCGATATTATTGCCGCGCTTCATAAGAAAGGTACTTCGCTGGCTGCACTTTCGCGCGAAGCAAATCTGGCTTCCTCAACACTCGCGAATGCACTGACTCGTCCGTGGGCAAGAGGTGAATTAATGATTGCACGAGCGCTAGAGTTACCCGCTTCTCAAATCTGGCCGAGCCGTTATTTTGATGAAAAAGACAGAGAGTTGAAAAGAGTGATGAGAAAACCGGTTAACTGAGTCGTCGCATCAATTGGCGGGTGCGCTTCGCTTACCCGCCCTACGAAATAATCGATCTGAGAGTTTCATATGGCTACTTTTGAAATTGAGAAATGAAAAAAATTGTCGGGGGCATTACTTGCCAAACTGCGAGTCACACATCGTTTATCCGACGATAACCGAAAAGCACTAAAGATAATCTGACTGATGCGGAAAAAGCAGATCTCAAGAAATTGACGAAAATACTGAAAAACGAGGTGTGATATGAGCTTTTTTGACGACCTGAAAACGTCCCTTGAAGAAGCGGTCGACATTAAAAATGGCGTTCAATCTCCCACCCGTGTTACCCGCTATGAGATTGCTGATGTCAAAGCAATCAGGGAACAGTTGAATGTTTCACAGAGCGAAATGGCCAGGGCACTGGGTACTAGCATTGATACCATAAAAAGCTGGGAGTCAGGGAGACGTAACCCAACCGGGCTTGCTGCAAAGGTGCTGGCAACCATCCAGGCTAACCCTGCTTTCTTCCAGGAATTAGCTGCGCATTAGTGATGAGCGGGGATAATCCCCGCTCTACTTCCCTTACTTCACCAGCCCCATACTCTGTGGCAGTGCCATGGTGATAGCCGGTAAATACGTCACCATCATCAGAACAATCGCAATCACCGCAAAGAATGGCAGCAACGGTTTAATGACGCGCTCAATTTTAATATCCCCGACTTTACAACCGGTAAATAAGATTGGCCCCACCGGCGGCGTTATCGTGCCGAGCGATAAGTTGAACACCATCATAATACCGAAATGCACCGGGTCCATTCCAAACTGCATACAGATTGGCAGGAAGATTGGGGTGAAGATTAATACCGCAGGCGTTGGGTCCATAAAGGTGCCGACCACCAGCAATACCAGATTCATAATCAGCAAAATAACAATAAAGCTATCGGTAGCAGAAAGTAAACCAGAGGCAATCAGTGCCGGTATTTTGGTGAAGGCCATAACCCACGACATAATAGAAGATGCCGCCAGCATGAAGATAACAATCGCGGTCATTTTCGCCGTGGCGAGGAATATCTTCGGCAAATCGTCAATTTTAATGTTGCGATAAATAATGCCGAGTACCAGGGAATAAACGACCGCAATCGCCGATGCTTCCGTTGCCGTAAATACGCCACCCAGAATACCGCCGATAACAACGACAATCATCATCAGGCTTGGAATAGCATCAAACAAAATACGCAGCGTCTGGCCTTTATTTGCCGAACGGTCGGCCACATAGCCACGGCGTTTTGCAATAAATCCGGCGACCAGCATGACGCCCAGGCCCCACAGAATACCCGGCACATAACCGGCCATAAACAGCGCGGAAATAGACACGCTACCCGCCACCGTTGCGTAAACAATCAAAGAGTTGCTTGGCGGAATCAGCATGCCTGTTGGTGCAGAAGCGATATTCACCGCCGCGCTGAACGCCGGGTCGTACTGCTCTTTTTTCTGAATCGGCGACATGATGCCACCGACCGCGGCAGCCGATGCCACACCAGAACCGCTGATCGAGCCAAACAGCATATTGGCAACAACGTTAGTTTGCGCCAGTGGGCCGGGCAAGAAATTACTGACCATTTTGGCGCAGTTAATTAAACGAATGGCGATCCCGCCATTATTCATTAAATTCCCCGCCAGTATAAAGAAGGGAATGGCTAATAAAGCAAAGGAGTCGAGGCCAACAAAGACGCGCTGTGCCGACGTTAATATCGCACCATCGAAAGGTAAGATAAGTAACATTGCGGCAAAAGAAGAAATCCCGATGCTGATACTAATTGGCGTGCCCGCCAGCAGTAAAATAAACACACCGCTAAACATTACAAGAGCAACAATAATTGCAATATCCATATCAACACCCAATCAATCTTGTTTCGAAGAGAACTTTCTGAACAGCCCATATTGGTTATACAGGCAATAGAACAGCGTCATTGCACCACTTAGAGGAATTGCAATGTAGATAATGCCGATTGGAATTTGTAATGCGGAATCGAGCTGCGCCATCTGGCGGCTCATCCCGATATAACCCCCGATAGTTAGCACCAGCAAGGCAAATACAGAGGTGGCAAGCTCGCCGATGATTTCCAGCGAAAGGCGTAATTTGCGCGGCAATTTATCGCGCATAAAAGTGATAGCCATATGCTCGCGCAGACCGAAAACATACGCTCCGCCAATCAGCACCAGCCAGATAAACAAATAACGCGCCAGCACTTCGCTGACCGCACTTGGGCTATTTAATAAATAACGGGAAGCAACCTGCCAGGTCACCAGCAGCGTCATTAATCCCACAATTAAAATACATAGATATGACGCCACTTTATCAACGGCCTGTTTCACTCGGGTGATATGCGAATAAAAATCAGATTTGGATACGGCGGCGGAGGGGGCGGTTTGCGTCACTTTCATCATATTCTCCACAGGGGGCCAGAAAGCCCCCTGGTTACTAAGCCGAGTTACTCGGCCAACTCACGAATTTTTTCGTACAACGCTTTTTGTTCCGGCGTAGTCAACATGGCAGATTGCAGCGGTTTGCAACGTTCCTGGAATGGCTTGATATCCACTTCAGTGAAGGTCGCGCCGTTGTCTTTCGCGGTTTGACGTGCGCCATCGAGCGCTTTATCCCACAGCTCAAACTGAGTCTGGGTACTCTCTTTGGCTAATTTGCGGAACAGCTCGCGGTCGCCTTCATCCATTTTGGCGAGGAAACTTTCGTTAGCGACGAGCAGGTCGGCCACCATCACGTGGCGAGTGGTGGAGAAGTAAGGCGCCACTTCGTACTGTTTCAGGTCGGCGTAGGTGATTTCATTGTTTTCAGCACCGTCTAATACGCCCTGCTGAATCGCTGAGTAGACTTCACCCTGACCCATCGGTACGCCCGTTCCGCCCATGCAACTCAGCATTTTGATCATCGTGTCAGACTGCATGACACGGATTTTCTTGCCATTCATGTCAGCCGGACTTTTGACGGCGGCACCTTTGGTGTACACGCTGCGCGCACCGGCGGTATACGCAGTGACGACTTCAAAACCGGTTCCTTTGGTGGACGCAAACAGGCTGTCTAGCACGCCAGACGTAAACACTTTGCGCTGATGTTCCGGGTTGTCGTACACGTACGGCATGGCCAGAACCGAGAAGTTTTTATTGAAGTTTTCCACCAGCGGGTTAGCCACAACCGCCATCTGAATCGCACCAGACTGAACCAGTTCAAGTGAAGCACGCTGGTCGCCCAACAGTTCATTGGGGTGGATTTCTAATTTGTAACGACCATTGGTCGCCGCTTCCAGCTTATCGCTGAAGGAAACTAACGCTTTGTATTGTGGGTTATTTTCAGATTGGTTAAACGCGGTTTTTAGGGTAACGGTGCCTGTTGGAGCAGCGTCATCGCCACATCCGCTCAGCAAAATCGTTGCAGCAACAGCGGTAGCAACCAGCGAAATTTTTGGCAAAACATGTTTCAAATGCAGCATCCTGAGATTCCCTTATCCATGATTTCTGTGTGGAACTATTCCGTTTCGAAAGCATTTACGCATTGAATGGATTAAAAATGAAACGTTATTTCACTCAAAAAGAAATTTTGATTCATTTTGCTATTCAGATCTCAAAATGCCGAAAACGGCTGCTCATAAAAAACACAATCGGTGCATGCAAAAACAGTAAACAAGCGTGGAGTCAGTGATGCAGGCAGGGATTTAAGGTACTTTATGGCAATCTTGCAGGGATGAAACATTTAGGACATCCATGAAAATTGACGCAGAAATCACTTTCCGAAAACTCGAAATATTCATGGTGTTTATGGAAAAGGGGAATATTGCCCGTACCGCAGAGGCTCTGGGCATCAGTGGCGTGAGCGTTCATCGCGCCCTGCACACCCTTGAAGAAGGCGTTCGCTGCCCGCTGTTTATTCATAAAGGCCGCAATCTGGTGCCGTTGCCTGCGGCAAATACGCTGCTTGAACATAGCAAAGAAGCGGTCGCACTGATGGTGCGCGGGATCGCAGAAACTCGCCAGACCGCAGGTGTCGGGCAAGGACGTTTGCGCATCGGTACGTTGTATTCTCTCACGCTCGAAACCGTGCCACGCCTGATTATGGGCATGAAATTACGCCGCCCGGAATTGGAAATGGACCTCACCATGGGTTCCAACCAAATGCTGCTCAATATGCTCGAAGACGGCGTCCTGGATGCGATCCTGATTTCGATTTCAGAAAGCGAAATCGACAGAAATAGACTCGAAGTGTTGCCTTTGTTCCAGGATGACATTTTCCTCGCCGCATCCAGCACGTTTCCGCTCGATACCAGCAAGTTAGCCGATCTTCGTGAGTACCATAACGAGAAGTTTGTTTCGCTAGCCGAAGGCTTTGCGACCTACAACGGTTTCCAGGAAGCGTTTCACATCGCGGGTTTTGAACCAGAAATTGTCACGCGTGTGAACGATATTTTCTCGATGATAAGCCTGGTGCAGGCGGGTGTGGGGCTGGCTTTAATGCCGGGACGCATGAAGAAAGTGTATGAAAATTCAGTACAATTGCTGAAACTTGCCGACCCTTATCAGATGCAGCAATCCATCGCGATTGTCTTTGCCCGCAACCGCGAACACGATCCTAATCTCCTGGCACTTGCTGCCGAAGGGCGCATGTACGCCCGTTCGTTTATTGATACGCCTAACGCGCCTCTTTAACGCGCTCGGTGAGGCGTTTTATCAGCGCGACGCTGTTTTGTTCTGCGCAAACCATTTCACCTTCACGGAACGCCTGGCGCGTGAGTCCGGTCAGCACGCTACCTGGCGGCATTTCGATGGCCAGGCGCACATCGCGTTCGTTAGCGGCAATCATCGCATCACGCCAGCGCACGGTGCGCGACATATTCAGCGCTAAATCTTCGGCAATTTTCTCCGGCTGCCAGGCCACGCGAGCGGTACTGCCGCTGAGATAGGTACAGCGTGGACGGGTTAGCGTCACATCGGCAAACGCCTGTTTTAGTTTTAGCGCGGGTTCAGCCAGTAAATCGCAGTGCGATGGCACGCTGACCGCCAGTTGTTTAGCTTTCTGCGCCCCAAATTTCAGCGCTCGCTGGGCCACTTTCGCCATGTCTTCGTCACGCCCGGCAATCACAATTTGCTGCTCGGCGTTGATATTAGCGATGTACGTTCCGCTGCCTTCCACCAGTGTTTCGACCTGACTGAGTTGCAAGCCGGTAATCGCCGTCAAACCATAACCTTGTGGATACGCCTGCTCCATTAAATCACCGCGCAGAGCCACTAAACGTAACGCATCTTCAAAGCTTAACGCGTCCGCCACCACGGCCGCCGGAAACGCGCCGATGGATAAACCACACACCATATCGGGCACGATGCCATTGCGCTCAAGTTCCTGTGCGCAGGCCACACCTGCAATCAGCAAACAAAGTTGAACAGCACGGGTATGTTTCAGCGCATCAAACGTATCGAGCGCGTCGGCTTCATCACCTAAAACTGCACGAACTCGCGCCATAATGTCGCTATCTTGCGGTAATTTCTGCAACATACCGACACGTTGCGTTCCCTGTCCGGGGAAAGTGAAGAGAATTTTCATGCTTATCCCTTTAATGCCCATGGGTCAGTGACAATTTCTGGCCCACTGTTGGTTTTCAGCAACACACGCCCGTCACGTAACCATTCCGCCAGGGCAAAAGCCCCCTGTGGCGTTTCAATTTGCGTATCGGCACGGCATAACAACTGGCCGATAACCGCCTGCCATTCGAGCAGAGATTCGCGCTCAACACGCTGCGGGCAGCGAATCAGCAAATCGAGATCGCTGTCGGCATGTAGCACCGGGACTTCCGTCGCCAGCGCGTAGCCGCAGCTTCCGGTAATACCCCAACTCCATGGCCATTCACGCAGGGCAAGTTGAATTGCGCCCTGAACAGGCGGCATTGAAACAAACGGGGATTTTACTAATAAATCGCGGGAGGCCAGTTCTTCCGGGGAAACGATGCGTTTAACTTTTGCCGCATTTACCCAACCGGCCGCCCGCTGGTCGCGGCGCATTCCACGAACACCTACCGGAATGCGCGCATCACGACTCACATCACGCCGCACCACCACTGGAAGCCGGGGCTGCCATTGGCTTGCCACCCACTCTTCACTCACATCTTCAAGCGCGTCGCTATCGGTTAGCCAGAGTAAGTCGTGTGGGCGTGGTGTGTTCATGATTTACATTCCTGAAGTCAGAGAGATAAACAGCGGTAACGACAGGATAGAGAGCACGGAGCTAAGCAGCAAGACGGCTTCTGCATCCGGCGACTG
Coding sequences within:
- a CDS encoding DUF4311 domain-containing protein, which codes for MFLIILIKSLIIGGLVGVGVGAGAARMFHAPTTQGMGAFRTLGELNSCEGDPASHFSFGLGFFFNAWASSVAAGAFTQDVDHRIIPNWGAAALMVKNRNVAETLHDPRKMAIACGIIGMIVVAFLNTTASAVPAALQVTAVKVLVPAANLLVNIIMPVIFWLAAIDAGKKSGFWATIFGGCAQLIMGNAVPGLVLGILIGKGVEESGWNHVTKVMMVAIIALFVLSGFFRGFDMKMIESFHLTVPNWLDLIHNSLSGK
- a CDS encoding DUF4312 family protein, with product MKEHFSETVRVKGRGDTKAKAFADALNHVQGSVMKSSPHILLRIEPQDVQVIQARVQVKKEAFLFFFLKREKQMFSVELDVSVNVTAINMDKVDFIPQ
- a CDS encoding SFCGS family glycine-rich protein; the encoded protein is MEQITVVIGDRLGKGQKVAAGIEKAGGRAVVIPGVAADMKLGDVMKAENATFGISFCGSGGAGAITAQTKHGYKAKYGMRSVDEGVTAINEGNNVLGFGFMDKEELGERLVQAWAKKYGQ
- a CDS encoding glycine dehydrogenase: MVNEAGCTEETRLTQRVLAFINTLLMNRNITPNAVQEQMLTSHVRAMAHRSLTGEPLPEVEESLFEEISDDSLVMAKEVVEQFGNLPVEEAWLLSVHFEVAKDNL
- a CDS encoding DUF2971 domain-containing protein, with product MGRLSGVLTPSLSKGCTLITPINDSEYFMILYKYIDNASLDRFFKDGYISIKFTPHSEFNDPFESYGYALDDESIESLTMRYEINQNLACLCLSKEPLNVLMWSHYADKHQGFVVAIDTEKAGYDDEAKCLITAPKGEIDYLGSRIESKLKISQENIYDTDMISKLLLTKSLHWKYEEEIRIIKKTESLQKQDTVLIDKIVDLKSVTGIYIGINNKGIDEIIRNNSTLEALILNNTVQLYQCEFKKSTWDLAIEGYEYTKYPHDMQRMDIFDSAEKVLRAMERNHIGD
- a CDS encoding helix-turn-helix domain-containing protein, whose protein sequence is MTTPSDWHKADIIAALHKKGTSLAALSREANLASSTLANALTRPWARGELMIARALELPASQIWPSRYFDEKDRELKRVMRKPVN
- the nadS gene encoding NadS family protein — protein: MSFFDDLKTSLEEAVDIKNGVQSPTRVTRYEIADVKAIREQLNVSQSEMARALGTSIDTIKSWESGRRNPTGLAAKVLATIQANPAFFQELAAH
- a CDS encoding TRAP transporter large permease; this encodes MDIAIIVALVMFSGVFILLLAGTPISISIGISSFAAMLLILPFDGAILTSAQRVFVGLDSFALLAIPFFILAGNLMNNGGIAIRLINCAKMVSNFLPGPLAQTNVVANMLFGSISGSGVASAAAVGGIMSPIQKKEQYDPAFSAAVNIASAPTGMLIPPSNSLIVYATVAGSVSISALFMAGYVPGILWGLGVMLVAGFIAKRRGYVADRSANKGQTLRILFDAIPSLMMIVVVIGGILGGVFTATEASAIAVVYSLVLGIIYRNIKIDDLPKIFLATAKMTAIVIFMLAASSIMSWVMAFTKIPALIASGLLSATDSFIVILLIMNLVLLVVGTFMDPTPAVLIFTPIFLPICMQFGMDPVHFGIMMVFNLSLGTITPPVGPILFTGCKVGDIKIERVIKPLLPFFAVIAIVLMMVTYLPAITMALPQSMGLVK
- a CDS encoding TRAP transporter small permease gives rise to the protein MKVTQTAPSAAVSKSDFYSHITRVKQAVDKVASYLCILIVGLMTLLVTWQVASRYLLNSPSAVSEVLARYLFIWLVLIGGAYVFGLREHMAITFMRDKLPRKLRLSLEIIGELATSVFALLVLTIGGYIGMSRQMAQLDSALQIPIGIIYIAIPLSGAMTLFYCLYNQYGLFRKFSSKQD
- a CDS encoding TRAP transporter substrate-binding protein; this translates as MLHLKHVLPKISLVATAVAATILLSGCGDDAAPTGTVTLKTAFNQSENNPQYKALVSFSDKLEAATNGRYKLEIHPNELLGDQRASLELVQSGAIQMAVVANPLVENFNKNFSVLAMPYVYDNPEHQRKVFTSGVLDSLFASTKGTGFEVVTAYTAGARSVYTKGAAVKSPADMNGKKIRVMQSDTMIKMLSCMGGTGVPMGQGEVYSAIQQGVLDGAENNEITYADLKQYEVAPYFSTTRHVMVADLLVANESFLAKMDEGDRELFRKLAKESTQTQFELWDKALDGARQTAKDNGATFTEVDIKPFQERCKPLQSAMLTTPEQKALYEKIRELAE
- a CDS encoding LysR family transcriptional regulator, yielding MKIDAEITFRKLEIFMVFMEKGNIARTAEALGISGVSVHRALHTLEEGVRCPLFIHKGRNLVPLPAANTLLEHSKEAVALMVRGIAETRQTAGVGQGRLRIGTLYSLTLETVPRLIMGMKLRRPELEMDLTMGSNQMLLNMLEDGVLDAILISISESEIDRNRLEVLPLFQDDIFLAASSTFPLDTSKLADLREYHNEKFVSLAEGFATYNGFQEAFHIAGFEPEIVTRVNDIFSMISLVQAGVGLALMPGRMKKVYENSVQLLKLADPYQMQQSIAIVFARNREHDPNLLALAAEGRMYARSFIDTPNAPL
- the mdcH gene encoding malonate decarboxylase subunit epsilon; this encodes MKILFTFPGQGTQRVGMLQKLPQDSDIMARVRAVLGDEADALDTFDALKHTRAVQLCLLIAGVACAQELERNGIVPDMVCGLSIGAFPAAVVADALSFEDALRLVALRGDLMEQAYPQGYGLTAITGLQLSQVETLVEGSGTYIANINAEQQIVIAGRDEDMAKVAQRALKFGAQKAKQLAVSVPSHCDLLAEPALKLKQAFADVTLTRPRCTYLSGSTARVAWQPEKIAEDLALNMSRTVRWRDAMIAANERDVRLAIEMPPGSVLTGLTRQAFREGEMVCAEQNSVALIKRLTERVKEAR
- a CDS encoding malonate decarboxylase holo-ACP synthase, translated to MMNTPRPHDLLWLTDSDALEDVSEEWVASQWQPRLPVVVRRDVSRDARIPVGVRGMRRDQRAAGWVNAAKVKRIVSPEELASRDLLVKSPFVSMPPVQGAIQLALREWPWSWGITGSCGYALATEVPVLHADSDLDLLIRCPQRVERESLLEWQAVIGQLLCRADTQIETPQGAFALAEWLRDGRVLLKTNSGPEIVTDPWALKG